Proteins encoded in a region of the Euleptes europaea isolate rEulEur1 chromosome 3, rEulEur1.hap1, whole genome shotgun sequence genome:
- the LOC130475506 gene encoding zinc finger and BTB domain-containing protein 26-like has translation MAPACEQLQFRFPSYGDGVLRRMDQLREQRRFCDVMVQVNELRVPGHRVVFAACSPFLRDQFLLNNSEEVSVSLFQSPEIGRQLLLSCYTGYLEVPVKELVNYLTAASFLQMSHVVECCAQALSHYLVPKADVLLREGEEEGNCLQQDGGEEEEEEEEKYYPSALKGGADSEECIMEGSEFSSRRPSSPAISLSLINSAVEITRSYLQGCFAEETSNKGLPFPPPLPAPCSQWRRHPLHCHPRSTAAAYRDWRPGGGATGWKVPELERPYRCPRCNSIFQQLGHFVSHVQEHKLFLCLRCGKVFSQKSNLTRHIRVHTGFKPFQCPVCRKCFTQNATLQDHLNLHSGLKPHRCNYCDMHFTHKPGLRRHLKEMHGKSTFENSHEEIEEVTIDFD, from the coding sequence ATGGCCCCGGCCTGTGAACAGCTGCAGTTCCGCTTCCCCAGTTACGGGGACGGGGTGTTGCGCCGCATGGACCAGTTGAGAGAGCAGCGGCGCTTCTGCGACGTGATGGTGCAGGTGAATGAGTTGCGGGTTCCTGGGCACCGTGTGGTCTTTGCAGCCTGCTCCCCTTTCCTGCGGGACCAGTTCCTGCTCAACAACTCAGAAGAGGTGTCCGTTTCACTCTTCCAGAGCCCCGAGATCGGGCGCCAGCTTCTGCTGTCCTGCTACACAGGGTACCTCGAGGTGCCCGTCAAGGAACTCGTCAACTACCTGACAGCCGCTTCATTCTTGCAGATGAGTCACGTGGTGGAATGCTGTGCCCAGGCACTGTCCCACTACTTAGTCCCCAAGGCCGACGTTCTGCtgcgggagggggaagaggaggggaactGCCTACAGCaggatgggggggaggaggaggaggaggaggaagagaagtatTACCCTTCTGCACTCAAAGGGGGAGCGGACTCTGAGGAATGCATAATGGAGGGGTCTGAGTTCAGCTCCCGCAGACCCTCCTCTCCAGCCATCTCGCTCTCCCTTATCAACTCAGCCGTGGAGATCACCCGCAGCTACCTGCAGGGCTGCTTCGCCGAGGAGACGAGCAACAAAGGCCTTCCTTTCCCGCCCCCGCTGCCCGCTCCCTGCTCCCAGTGGAGGCGCCACCCCTTGCACTGTCACCCGCGCAGCACAGCCGCAGCTTACAGGGACTGGAGGCCAGGCGGCGGGGCAACGGGGTGGAAGGTGCCTGAGCTGGAGCGCCCATACCGTTGCCCTCGCTGCAACAGCATCTTCCAGCAGCTGGGCCATTTTGTAAGCCACGTGCAGGAACACAAGCTCTTCTTGTGCCTGCGCTGTGGCAAGGTCTTCTCGCAGAAGAGCAACCTGACGCGGCACATCCGGGTGCACACTGGCTTCAAGCCATTCCAGTGCCCCGTCTGCCGCAAGTGTTTCACCCAGAATGCCACGCTGCAGGATCACCTCAACCTGCACAGCGGCCTCAAGCCCCACCGGTGCAACTACTGTGACATGCACTTCACCCACAAGCCGGGCCTGCGGCGCCACCTCAAGGAGATGCATGGCAAGAGCACCTTCGAGAACAGCCACGAAGAGATCGAAGAGGTCACCATTGACTTTGATTGA